One window of Solwaraspora sp. WMMA2056 genomic DNA carries:
- a CDS encoding HAMP domain-containing sensor histidine kinase, producing the protein MPDLPVGDILAVFGIGLAASLLVAVPGAATLQVLRRRSIVVHLTILLTVTVLAVLAGVVGAAQAMFLSAHDRDVVVLVLVASGVVSLAVGGWLGARLARQAVWADQLRQRERQAEANRRELVAWVSHDLRTPLAGLRAMAEALEDGVVADPVTTAEYHRRIRVETDRMTQLVDDLFELSRINAGALRLSLRPVPLADVVSDALASAAPLARLQGIRLRAAEHGWPAVVASEPELARIVGNLLRNAIRFTPYDGVVQVSAGSADGWAWLAVDDTCGGIPEADLPRVFDVAFRGEPARSPAAVGATHGPATVGAVRGPLGSARAEPVPAGGGLGLAIVRGLVEAHGGRVEVTNAGPGCRFLVHLPAAG; encoded by the coding sequence ATGCCTGACCTGCCCGTCGGTGACATCCTCGCCGTTTTCGGCATCGGGCTGGCCGCGTCCCTGCTGGTCGCCGTGCCCGGCGCGGCCACGCTGCAGGTCCTGCGTCGGCGCAGCATCGTCGTGCACCTCACCATTCTGCTCACCGTCACCGTCCTGGCCGTCCTCGCCGGGGTCGTCGGTGCCGCCCAGGCAATGTTCCTGTCCGCCCACGACCGCGATGTCGTCGTGCTGGTGCTCGTCGCGTCCGGAGTGGTCAGTCTGGCCGTCGGCGGATGGCTCGGTGCCCGGCTGGCCCGCCAGGCGGTCTGGGCCGACCAGCTGCGCCAACGCGAACGCCAGGCCGAGGCGAACCGGCGGGAGCTCGTCGCCTGGGTGTCACACGACCTGCGGACGCCGCTGGCCGGGCTGCGGGCGATGGCCGAGGCACTGGAGGACGGCGTCGTGGCGGACCCGGTCACCACCGCCGAGTACCACCGGCGGATCCGGGTCGAGACCGACCGGATGACCCAACTGGTCGACGACCTGTTCGAGCTGTCCCGGATCAACGCCGGGGCGCTGCGGCTGTCGCTGCGTCCGGTGCCGCTGGCCGACGTCGTCTCCGACGCCCTGGCCTCCGCCGCGCCGCTGGCCCGGCTGCAGGGCATCCGGTTGCGGGCCGCCGAACACGGCTGGCCGGCGGTCGTGGCCAGCGAACCGGAGCTCGCCCGCATCGTCGGCAACCTGCTGCGCAACGCGATCCGGTTCACCCCGTACGACGGGGTGGTGCAGGTCAGCGCGGGCAGCGCGGACGGGTGGGCGTGGCTGGCGGTGGACGACACCTGCGGCGGCATCCCGGAGGCCGACCTGCCGCGGGTGTTCGACGTGGCGTTCCGCGGCGAACCGGCCCGTAGCCCGGCAGCGGTCGGCGCGACGCACGGCCCGGCAACGGTCGGTGCGGTGCGTGGCCCGCTCGGTTCGGCCCGCGCCGAGCCGGTGCCGGCCGGCGGCGGGCTCGGCCTGGCGATCGTCCGGGGTCTCGTCGAGGCACACGGCGGCCGGGTCGAGGTGACCAACGCCGGTCCCGGCTGCCGGTTCCTGGTCCACCTGCCGGCCGCCGGTTGA
- a CDS encoding TetR/AcrR family transcriptional regulator, protein MPQPYHHGDLRRALLIAATEAIAESGPAALSLRDLARRVGVSHAAPTHHFGDKTGLLTAIVTEGLHLLADRLDAAGGDILAAGQAYVRFGVEHRGHFEVMFQPGLLQFDAPELTAARQRAGQALRDALADPRVPADDRDSAWLAAWSIAHGFATLWLSGAVPHDPDEDASSTAAGVLRLLFRDQTRLTD, encoded by the coding sequence ATGCCGCAGCCGTACCACCACGGGGACCTGCGCCGAGCGCTGCTGATCGCCGCGACCGAGGCGATCGCCGAGAGCGGGCCGGCCGCACTGAGCCTGCGGGACCTGGCCCGCCGGGTCGGCGTCTCGCACGCCGCGCCGACCCACCACTTCGGCGACAAGACCGGCCTGTTGACCGCGATCGTCACCGAGGGCCTGCACCTGCTCGCCGACCGGCTGGACGCGGCCGGCGGCGACATCCTGGCGGCCGGCCAGGCGTACGTCCGGTTCGGCGTCGAGCACCGCGGGCACTTCGAGGTGATGTTCCAGCCGGGCCTGCTGCAGTTCGACGCGCCCGAACTGACCGCCGCCCGCCAGCGGGCCGGCCAGGCGCTGCGCGACGCCCTCGCCGACCCCCGCGTCCCGGCCGACGACCGGGACAGCGCCTGGCTGGCGGCCTGGTCGATCGCGCACGGCTTCGCCACTCTCTGGTTGTCCGGCGCGGTACCGCACGACCCCGACGAGGACGCCTCGAGCACTGCCGCCGGGGTGCTCCGCCTGCTGTTCAGGGATCAGACGCGGTTGACAGATTAG
- a CDS encoding TetR/AcrR family transcriptional regulator, whose amino-acid sequence MTSGSARRDAIADAAIDVFIRYGFKKTSMDDLARAANISRQGLYLHFKTKEELFVAAVERMVSAVCTATRAAFDRTDLDVRQRILGAFEACQAPGVGAAVHGNFEELLSAAATLNCPLAGRIEAGLVDGIEQVLADSGAADRWRSVGLSARDLADHLHATSFGLKHKVSSIDEYRAGLNTAVTIVLDGGTAVEQE is encoded by the coding sequence GTGACCTCCGGCAGCGCCCGCCGGGACGCGATCGCCGACGCCGCCATCGACGTGTTCATCCGCTACGGGTTCAAGAAGACCTCGATGGACGACCTGGCCAGGGCGGCGAACATCTCGCGGCAGGGGCTCTACCTGCACTTCAAGACCAAGGAAGAGCTGTTCGTCGCCGCTGTCGAGCGGATGGTGAGCGCGGTGTGCACGGCGACCCGGGCCGCCTTCGACCGCACCGACCTCGACGTGCGGCAGCGGATCCTCGGCGCGTTCGAAGCCTGCCAGGCACCGGGGGTGGGGGCCGCGGTGCACGGCAACTTCGAGGAGCTGTTGAGCGCCGCCGCGACCCTGAACTGCCCGCTGGCCGGCCGGATCGAGGCGGGGCTGGTCGACGGGATCGAGCAGGTGCTGGCCGACAGCGGGGCGGCCGACCGGTGGCGGTCGGTCGGGCTCTCCGCCCGCGATCTGGCCGACCATCTGCACGCGACGTCCTTCGGCCTCAAGCACAAGGTGTCGTCGATCGACGAGTACCGTGCCGGTCTGAACACCGCCGTGACCATCGTCCTCGATGGCGGCACCGCAGTGGAACAGGAGTGA
- a CDS encoding DM13 domain-containing protein — MTWVLAVALLGAVAFGGYWFQPWKLVTDEVVDEAVPVAQVPAPQTAEPDTDPADPASASPEPTSSAPASPSPAGNQLIAAGEFVTHEHETTGTAQLIRLADGGHQLVLRDFATSNGPDLRVWLSDQPVIDGRDGWFVFDDGRWAELDRLKGNRGNQVYDIPDDVDLDALTSVSIWCKRFSVSFGAADLSA; from the coding sequence CTGACCTGGGTCCTCGCCGTCGCCCTGCTCGGCGCGGTGGCCTTCGGCGGCTACTGGTTCCAGCCCTGGAAGCTCGTCACCGACGAGGTCGTCGACGAAGCCGTACCGGTGGCCCAGGTGCCGGCTCCGCAGACCGCGGAGCCCGACACCGACCCGGCCGACCCGGCCTCGGCCAGTCCCGAGCCGACCAGTTCCGCACCGGCCAGCCCGTCGCCGGCCGGCAACCAGCTGATCGCCGCCGGCGAGTTCGTCACCCACGAGCACGAGACCACCGGCACCGCCCAGCTGATCCGCCTCGCCGACGGCGGACACCAGCTGGTGCTGCGGGACTTCGCCACCTCCAACGGCCCGGACCTGCGGGTCTGGCTCTCCGACCAGCCGGTGATCGACGGCCGCGACGGCTGGTTCGTCTTCGACGACGGTCGGTGGGCCGAGCTCGACCGGCTCAAGGGCAACCGGGGCAACCAGGTGTACGACATCCCCGACGACGTCGACCTGGACGCGTTGACCAGCGTCAGCATCTGGTGCAAGCGGTTCTCGGTGTCGTTCGGCGCCGCCGACCTGAGCGCCTGA
- a CDS encoding ABC transporter permease, producing MSALTGTGHLVRLILRRDRLILPLWIVWLSVMPANFAAAFPVLYPTAADRSAFAQTSNANAALVALYGPVHTADPGGLVAWRISIVTVIVALIGLLTVVRHTRAEEEAGRRELLGAAPTGRYAGPAAALTVVFAANLLLAGAVAAGLAGQGLPVAGSLALGAQFAASGWLFAAVGAVTAQLAATAPAARGIAVAALGAAVLGRVVGDVSGHTGGPLGWLSGVSPFGWVLRLRPYADDAWWMLGPVVAATAGLVAVAAVLHGRRDLGSGLLAAGSGPATAGPRLTGPVTLAWRLHRGPLVGWTVGFALTGVVLGGVAGGVGDMLTDNATLRELFTRLGGAGGLVDLFLAAMLGLFGMGAAGYAIAVVGRLRVEETSGRVEPVLAAPVSRTRWAAGQLIFVLLGPVVVLAGAGLAMGATHALVAADSGREVARVLAGALVQLPAVWLLAALALALVGLAPRLAGAGWAVLVVAVGLTLFGALLRLPSAVRDLSPFSHLPTLPGGQVSAVPLVVLVLLAAGFAAAGLVGLRRRDLPVG from the coding sequence GTGAGCGCGCTGACCGGCACCGGCCACCTGGTCCGGCTGATCCTGCGCCGCGACCGGCTGATCCTGCCACTGTGGATCGTCTGGCTGTCGGTGATGCCGGCGAACTTCGCCGCCGCCTTTCCCGTCCTCTACCCCACCGCCGCCGACCGGTCGGCGTTCGCGCAGACCAGCAACGCCAACGCCGCGCTGGTCGCGCTCTACGGCCCGGTGCACACCGCCGACCCCGGTGGCCTGGTCGCCTGGCGGATCAGCATCGTCACGGTCATCGTGGCGCTGATCGGCCTGCTCACCGTCGTGCGGCACACCCGCGCCGAGGAGGAGGCCGGCCGGCGCGAGCTGCTCGGCGCCGCCCCGACCGGCCGGTACGCCGGCCCGGCCGCCGCCCTCACCGTCGTCTTCGCCGCCAACCTGCTGCTCGCCGGCGCGGTCGCCGCCGGGCTGGCCGGCCAGGGCCTGCCGGTCGCCGGGTCGCTCGCCCTCGGAGCCCAGTTCGCCGCGTCAGGCTGGCTGTTCGCCGCCGTCGGCGCGGTCACCGCCCAGCTCGCCGCCACCGCCCCGGCTGCCCGGGGCATCGCCGTCGCCGCGCTCGGGGCCGCCGTACTCGGCCGGGTCGTCGGGGACGTCAGTGGTCACACCGGCGGTCCGCTGGGCTGGCTGAGCGGGGTGTCGCCGTTCGGCTGGGTGCTGCGGCTGCGCCCGTACGCCGACGACGCCTGGTGGATGCTCGGACCGGTCGTCGCCGCGACCGCCGGGCTGGTCGCGGTCGCCGCCGTGCTGCACGGCCGCCGTGACCTGGGGTCCGGCCTGCTGGCGGCCGGCAGCGGTCCGGCCACGGCCGGACCCCGGTTGACCGGCCCGGTCACGCTGGCGTGGCGACTGCACCGGGGCCCGCTCGTCGGTTGGACGGTCGGCTTCGCACTCACCGGGGTGGTGCTCGGTGGGGTGGCCGGCGGAGTCGGGGACATGTTGACCGACAATGCCACGCTGCGCGAGCTGTTCACCCGGCTCGGCGGGGCCGGCGGGCTGGTCGATCTGTTCCTGGCCGCGATGCTCGGGCTGTTCGGGATGGGTGCCGCCGGGTACGCGATCGCCGTCGTGGGGCGGCTACGGGTCGAGGAGACCAGCGGGCGGGTCGAGCCGGTGCTCGCCGCGCCGGTGTCGCGGACCCGCTGGGCGGCCGGCCAGCTGATCTTCGTCCTGCTCGGTCCGGTCGTGGTGCTGGCCGGTGCCGGGCTGGCGATGGGGGCGACGCATGCCCTGGTCGCTGCGGACTCCGGCCGGGAGGTGGCCCGGGTGCTGGCCGGCGCGCTGGTGCAGCTGCCGGCGGTGTGGCTGCTCGCGGCGCTCGCCCTCGCTCTGGTGGGGCTGGCACCCCGGTTGGCCGGTGCCGGTTGGGCGGTGCTGGTGGTGGCCGTCGGGCTGACCCTGTTCGGCGCGCTGCTACGACTGCCGTCGGCGGTGCGCGACCTCTCCCCGTTCAGCCATCTGCCGACCCTGCCCGGCGGGCAGGTGTCCGCCGTACCGCTGGTCGTTCTGGTCCTGCTGGCCGCCGGGTTCGCCGCCGCCGGTCTGGTCGGGCTGCGCCGCCGCGACCTGCCGGTCGGTTGA
- a CDS encoding oxidoreductase → MTHWTYNDAPDQTGRTAVVTGANTGIGFHTARMLAHKGAHVTLTYRDAGKGAAALERIRAEEPAGEVTGALLDLADLDSVGAFTDAYRAAHDRLDLLINNAGVMVPPLGRTRQGFELQFGTNHLGHFALTGELLPLLDAAASADRSGADRAGAVRVVTVSSVAHWTGGIDLDDLNWRQRRYRPWPAYGQSKLANLLFTLELQHRLTEAGSAVRAVAAHPGLTSTDIGRHQGRAASDNPSRIDRMIRMQPPDGALPSLRAATDPTVTGGSYWGPARRFGTYGPPAPARASARARDTVVARRLWTESERLTGVTYPFAAVGRAEHPA, encoded by the coding sequence ATGACGCACTGGACGTACAACGACGCCCCCGACCAGACCGGCCGGACCGCCGTGGTGACCGGCGCGAACACCGGCATCGGCTTCCACACCGCCCGGATGCTGGCGCACAAGGGCGCCCACGTCACGCTGACCTACCGGGACGCCGGCAAGGGCGCGGCCGCCCTGGAGCGGATCCGCGCCGAGGAACCGGCCGGCGAGGTCACCGGGGCGCTGCTCGACCTGGCCGACCTCGACTCGGTCGGGGCGTTCACCGACGCCTACCGGGCCGCACACGACCGGCTCGACCTGCTGATCAACAACGCCGGGGTGATGGTGCCGCCGCTGGGGCGCACCCGACAGGGCTTCGAGCTGCAGTTCGGCACCAACCACCTGGGGCACTTCGCGCTCACCGGTGAGCTGCTGCCGCTGCTCGACGCGGCCGCAAGCGCCGACCGGTCCGGAGCCGACCGGGCAGGTGCCGTGCGGGTCGTCACCGTCTCCAGCGTGGCGCACTGGACCGGCGGCATCGACCTCGACGACCTCAACTGGCGGCAACGCCGCTACCGGCCGTGGCCGGCGTACGGGCAGAGCAAGCTCGCCAACCTGCTGTTCACCCTCGAACTGCAGCACCGGCTGACCGAGGCCGGCTCGGCGGTCCGGGCGGTCGCCGCCCACCCGGGTCTCACCTCCACCGACATCGGCCGCCACCAGGGCCGCGCCGCCAGCGACAACCCGTCGCGCATCGACCGGATGATCCGGATGCAGCCGCCGGACGGGGCGCTGCCGAGCCTGCGGGCCGCCACCGACCCGACCGTCACCGGCGGCAGCTACTGGGGGCCGGCCCGACGATTCGGCACGTACGGGCCGCCGGCACCCGCCCGCGCCTCGGCCCGCGCCCGGGACACCGTCGTCGCCCGCCGGCTGTGGACCGAGAGCGAACGGTTGACCGGCGTGACGTACCCGTTCGCGGCGGTGGGGCGCGCGGAGCATCCGGCGTGA
- a CDS encoding response regulator transcription factor, producing MTTPLAAGPPARILVVDDDPTVSDVVRRYLERAGCQVDQAADGHTALATVDRHRPDLVVLDLMLPGLDGLEVCRRLHRQARGVPVIMLTALGEEADRIVGLQMGADDYVTKPFSPRELVLRVQSVLRRAGTVTGPAPAPVAADGPVLVGDGDLTLDVRRRAARRGGTDLALTVREFDLLLHLVRHPARAFRRDELLAEVWGWNFGDQSTVTVHVRRLREKIEPDPARPRRIVTVWGVGYRYEPAGADHA from the coding sequence ATGACCACCCCCCTGGCCGCCGGCCCGCCCGCCCGGATCCTCGTCGTGGACGACGACCCCACCGTCTCCGACGTGGTCCGCCGCTATCTCGAACGGGCCGGCTGCCAGGTCGACCAGGCCGCCGACGGGCACACCGCGCTGGCCACGGTCGACCGGCACCGGCCCGACCTGGTGGTCCTGGACCTGATGCTGCCCGGGCTGGACGGGCTCGAGGTGTGCCGACGACTGCACCGGCAGGCCCGCGGCGTACCCGTGATCATGCTGACCGCCCTCGGTGAGGAGGCCGACCGGATCGTCGGCCTGCAGATGGGGGCCGACGACTACGTCACCAAGCCGTTCTCCCCCCGAGAGCTGGTGCTGCGGGTGCAGTCGGTGCTGCGCCGCGCCGGAACGGTGACCGGCCCGGCACCCGCCCCCGTCGCCGCCGACGGGCCCGTGCTGGTCGGCGACGGTGACCTCACCCTCGACGTGCGCCGCCGGGCCGCCCGCCGGGGTGGCACCGACCTGGCGCTGACCGTCCGCGAGTTCGACCTGCTGCTGCACCTGGTCCGCCATCCCGCACGCGCGTTCCGTCGCGACGAGCTGCTCGCCGAGGTGTGGGGCTGGAACTTCGGCGACCAGTCGACGGTCACCGTCCACGTACGACGACTGCGGGAGAAGATCGAACCGGATCCGGCCCGCCCCCGGCGGATCGTCACCGTCTGGGGTGTCGGCTACCGCTACGAACCGGCTGGAGCCGACCATGCCTGA
- a CDS encoding oxidoreductase encodes MAQWTFDDIPDHSGRTAVVTGANTGIGFETARMLAAKGAQVTLACRDADRAAGAAERIRATGVPGTVTCAPLDLADLDSVAAFAEAYRAGHDRLDLLINNAGVMAPPLGRTRQGFELQIGINHLGHFALTGRLLPLLLAAGPGARVVSVSSGAHRAGRIDFDDLNWQRRRYRRWAAYGQSKLANLLFTRELQHRLTGAGSPVRATAAHPGWTATELTRHTVSVAARIGQLVAMTPHDGALPTLRAATDPTAAGGSYWGPGRPLGLSGPPVAVGCSAAARDDATARRLWTESEQLTGVSFPAPA; translated from the coding sequence ATGGCACAGTGGACATTCGATGACATCCCCGACCACAGCGGCCGGACCGCCGTCGTCACCGGGGCGAACACCGGCATCGGCTTCGAGACCGCCCGGATGCTCGCCGCGAAAGGCGCGCAGGTCACGCTGGCCTGCCGGGACGCCGACCGGGCCGCCGGCGCGGCCGAACGGATCCGGGCCACCGGGGTGCCGGGTACGGTGACCTGCGCCCCGCTGGACCTGGCCGACCTCGACTCGGTGGCCGCGTTCGCCGAGGCGTACCGGGCCGGGCACGACCGGCTCGACCTGCTGATCAACAACGCCGGGGTGATGGCTCCGCCGCTGGGGCGCACCCGGCAGGGCTTCGAACTGCAGATCGGGATCAACCACCTGGGGCACTTCGCGCTCACCGGCCGGCTGCTGCCGCTGCTGCTGGCCGCCGGCCCGGGTGCCCGGGTGGTGTCCGTGTCCAGCGGTGCCCACCGGGCCGGCCGGATCGACTTCGACGACCTCAACTGGCAGCGTCGGCGTTACCGGCGGTGGGCGGCGTACGGGCAGAGCAAACTCGCCAACCTGCTGTTCACCCGGGAGCTGCAGCACCGGTTGACCGGAGCCGGGTCACCGGTGCGGGCCACCGCCGCCCACCCGGGCTGGACCGCGACCGAGCTGACCCGGCACACGGTCAGCGTCGCCGCCCGGATCGGCCAGCTGGTGGCGATGACCCCGCACGACGGTGCGCTGCCGACGCTGCGGGCCGCGACCGACCCGACCGCCGCCGGCGGCAGCTACTGGGGGCCGGGCAGGCCGCTGGGGCTCAGCGGACCGCCGGTCGCCGTCGGGTGCAGCGCGGCCGCCCGCGACGACGCCACCGCGCGCCGCCTGTGGACCGAGAGCGAGCAGCTGACCGGCGTCAGCTTCCCGGCCCCCGCCTAG